AGATGTCTATTGCACATTTGAGATGCATTTAATTTGTTTGGTGCAATCCAAGTCAAATGTAACCCTCAACTTACAGCCTGTAACGGTTTAATTTCACGGTGATGGGCCTGATGGCCCTACACGAGCAGAAACTTCGTCGGGTACTGAAGTTAAACCTTTTAGACTACCGATATCCAGTCCACAATAAGTTGCTGCTCATCCTAATTCAATTAATAGACCGATAAAAATGATTTCATCAAATAGTCTGAGAGTCATGTTAAACAACGCTGTGGAGCACCCGCCACCAAGTAACTTAGTTTAGCTTGCCCCAAAAAAATGGTCACAAGGTCTCTGCTCAGCGGTCACCGAGCAGAGGAGCAACCTCGCAATTTGAGTTCGACATGGTAACGGTTTGAAACAAGGAAAGATTACGTGAGCCATTTATTCAGGTCGCCATTTTTCAGCGGAAGCTCAATCCAAATCATACTCCCCGAGTATTTGCCCTTAAAATCTCCTTGGCTGCTGGAAACCAATCAGAATGAGGGATTTCTCTCCAATCTGCAGCATTTTTATGGTTAAATAACCGACAAAGGTGAAAGAACTATATCAGAGAGTAAAATAAGCTAATTTCTGCCAAAATGCAAATTTTCCTCTATGCTGAGAAGGAAAGATACCGACATTTTTTTTCCAACTAATCCCCTAATTGTATACTGTAGCAAATTAGAATCTACAACAGAAAATTTACAGAAGAGCAGGTGCATAGACTTGAGTATTCACAGTGTCGCGTGATTTCTTTATTGCAGTAGGTGTGATGTTGGCTGTCAGGTAGAGATCATCCTTAAGCCAGCTTCACCTAGCACCTTCTTCAATATCTGCCCAGTAGCCCTCATCAAgatcatcaagttcattaagttCATCCAGGATCGACTGATTCAGACGTTTCCGAGATACCCTTCGGTGCTTTTTAAGTTCAAGTCGTGGCTCTGCTTGTTTAGTGCCCAAGTCACCTACCTTGTACCTGCAAAAGTTGGCACAAACATAGTTTAATAATTTCTTGATTTAAATACTGACCTGCTACAATTTATAGCATACACTGACATATATTAGTTAGTAGAGCAGCCATTCCTTTTGATCAGCAGATCACTACTCCTGGAGGGGAGATGGTCCACCAGTAATGCTTCTAACAAAGTAGTCTTCAAATAACAAACTTTAGATGCAATAGTATCTTTCAATTAGTTTCACCAGTAATTACTGGCAAAAGTTTAACTGCTTTGGACTATAAAAatgatatgatgaataataacAGTTGACCTAGTATCTACGAGAGAATAATGATGCAGCAGATATTAAGCCcattattcaatcaaatatcttatatttaACTGATGAATGGGCAATAATCCAAGCACTCCAATGATTGATGACCACAAGCATTGTGTCTTCTTTATGTATTGCCTACAGTAATCAATTGCCACTAAGTCAATGAACATTGAATGAATAGAAGAGTCAACAATTTTCAAGACAAGTAATATTCAGGCAACTGACTATTTACAAGATAAACCAGATCAATGACATGGGACAATGGGATAAAAAAGCATCAATAGTCATTTGGCATGCAAATAACAACTAGGAAGGAAAATAAATTCAATTTCCATGAAGCATCATATACTTAAAAATGCAAGAGGAAACAAGCAAATATGTGCATTGTTGCCTCGCATACTCGTGGTTTCACCATGTTGGCAGATGTAGAATGCAGATGCCATGTATCTCCTACAAGATGGAAGCTAGGTCCCCTCTTAAACCAATATCCATAATGGTATTCCAACTTCATATCGTACCATCATAAGCAACAGCCAGAATGCAAACTGAAATGACAATAATACTAACCTAGTAAGTCATCTAATAGCCAATGCTCATCATGCTGAATCATACAGATTGCTGTTTGAAACTTACCTCACATCACCTTCTCTCTTTGTTCCAAATGTCCGTAGCTGAAACTCCTCTCTGATTTTGATCTCATCAAGCAATTGCAAATAATATGGATATCTTTCCCAGTCTCCTGTTACTACACATCCAGGTTCACCAAGGTGTAAGCAGTCCTTAAATGAACATTTCTCAGGTTCACTAGCTTTGAGCATCTGCCTGATCTGAAGGGATTAATGAATCACAAGAGAATTAGCCAACATGAAATCACTAACCAAATTCTGGAAAGGTCACAACATATAATTGAGGGACAAGGttacataccaaaaaaaaaaagaaaaaaaacatagAAGAATATGATATGTAATAGTAGAAATTAAACCTCTGGAAATGTCTCTGCAAGAGTTCTCTTTGTTACTTTGAGCAGACTAGGCTGGTTAAAACCAGGAGTATCAGCAAGTAAACCTCCAACAGATAGTGGAAGCAAAGAAACATGTCGGGTTGTGTGCTTTCCTCTGCCACTTTTTTTAGAGACAGTGCCCACTCGCTGCTCTCCAAGCCACTTGCCGCTTTCATACTGACAAGTTATAAAACAAGAATTTCATGTTCATAACAACAATCAAAGTTTAAGCAAATTAGGTTAAAGTATGCAAAGTTAATAACTATACTTCCCTTAACTGATAAATTTTTATGCCGaaatataaaaaagaaataaGCATAGGAGAACAAATCCTATTGCCAAATTGATATGAGAATATCAGAACACAAGTAAAACAAAAATATTCATTACATAATTCTCATTCCCAGAACACAACACAATACTGTGAACAATTCATGAAACCTATGCGGTACATCATACAAGCAAGAACCATCTTTCAGAATTCTACAGAATGTTTAACCAACAATAAAATTTCAGAAATGAGACTATTTGCAGTaataaaagaggaaaagaaaaaaattatagtgtACATACATGCTCCAGAAGATTATTTATTTCTTCCTCATTAGAAATGCTTTGACTGCTTCTCAAGGAATTGATAAGACTGGACTTCCCAACACCACTTGGACCAACAATCACAGTTGTTTGTCCCTTTAAGATGTCTTCAAGAGCACCTAATCCAGATCTGCGCTCAACACTACAAAATAGTGGTTTGTAACCCCAGCTGTGAAGCCTTTCATTCCAAGAAGATATAGTCTGCAGTCACCACAAAATTGCAAAACTAACATATAGGATAGGAAAGATATATGATCTGAGAAAAACAATCTTCTTATATCTAAGTAGAAACATTTCTCATCCTAATCTTGTACGAAGGAATTCTACAAGAATAGGATCAAGGATGTGGAATCTAGATAGCAAAGATACAAGATCAATCCATCTACAAGGTTAGCATGTAATCCTCTATGATAAATAACTCTGCATCCTTCTTTTGTATAGGTGCTGCGGGCCAGGTGCAATTATATAGGACAAAAACCATGTTGATTTGTACATCATGTGATAGAGCGCAATTCAATTACATCCTAACATCCTTGTAAGACTTAATCAAGAAAAAACATAAGCTCCAATATTTGCAAGTTTTAAGATAGCTTTTTGACTCATTAATCATTTTCCTTCTCAACATAGTTAACAACTTTTAGGAAAACACCTCATGGAGATGCCTTTGTTTCCAAGAGATCCTAGTTCTATGAACTGTTCCTACAAAGGTATGTTGCGTTTGTGCTTCAGCTTCACATGCCTCAAACATCAAGCTATAGGCCATAAACCCATGCCTCTCAAACTAACGAGCTATTAGTAATGAGCTAATCAACTGTTAGTATGCAATACCTGAGGTGTAATCTGTACTTTGCATGCTTCATTGGTTGAAAAAATGCTTACATTTGTTGTGCTGCATGATAACATTGTGAAGGCACTCTTGCGGCAACTTCAAGCAAACAAGTAACCACCATGTAGAGATATAGAGACAAGGTAACAGGTGGGATGTGAATGACGATGGTTGCTTCCTAGGTTCAAATTCTGGAATTCTTCAACAAATCTGTTAGGTACTTGGCTCTTGTAAAGAACCATAAACAAACCTCTGTTATAGCAAAGATCTATTATGAGGGCTACATATTGCAGGCGACTCTAAAATTCCTGAGATAAGAAAATTCTAGTAAAATAAGCATTTAATTTCAAATATCTGGTATAAAGCCCTGGAGGGCTTAGAGGCTCCACAACAGTGCAAGCAAATTGATCCACTGATAAACTCAAAAAGTTCTGAGACAGAAACCCGTGAAGGCTTGAAAAGTGCATTTTAGGAAATCTTGGGTATCTAATTGCAAATAGTGGGTAAGGAGTTCCACCTCCTTTGGCGACAAAAGATGCAAAAACAAAGGAGTTAGCCACTAATGGCTCAAATGCAAAAGGTGATATGATAAGAGCCTATATTGCTCAGTGTATTCTGAAGCAAAAGCCCATAAGCTTGAATAACGAGACTTAATACAGAAACCTTGATAAAACCATGAAGACTATGACCAAATTAGGGTACATTACGGACACAAAGGTTGTACATCATTTGGTTGGCATCTCAGACAAGTTCCTAGAGTATATCCAGTGTTGATATCTTTGTAAGGATTGTCTTGGGATGTGGAGTGCATGCTAATGAACCAAACCTGGCTTTTTGTATCCCGAAAACCTGTTGATCCATGCATCACTTGTGGATGGATCATATAAGGTCCCCAGACTGATTTATATTCAATCTTATACTAAGTTTTGTCTTAAGttgagatgatgattgatccctTGGAACTGGTGAGTGTATGATTCACATTAAAGTTATTTCATTCTAAACACATGCTACTTGAATCAGTCAAATAAGAACCACTAAAGGTAGGTTATATTTAAATGAAGTCAAGTACAGTCCCATGTATTAGTACTTAGAAGGATGTCAAAGGGGGTACACTATATATAAGTTTTAGATCAACAAATGTCTCAGGAGATAATTATGTGTTCCAATGGACGATCAAGTAAACTCCAGGGCTCAGATCAAACCTCTCCACCAGTGACATTTGCCTCTAGGAAAGCTCTATTTGGCAAGGCACTTGGGCTTAAAGGCACCACCCTTCCTCCCATCAGTCATGCTCGAtcgtctctttttcttttttcttttttcttaaaaacccTTTTCTATGGATTTTGCATATCGATGATCAAGTTTGGCAGGATATGCCCCAGACCCTTTTCCAGCTCCTTTCATCGCCATTCATAGCGTAAGTACAGCAACCACACTCCATAAAAAAAGTAAGATTATCTTCCCTTTATTATCCAAATTTATTCTCCAAACCTTTACCATCTCCATAAATCCCTGTTCATTATCCACATAGATACAAATTTCCTTCTGCACTTTTCTGGTGTTATTTTTCCTGTAATTTCTGTTTATACTCTTCCAGTCATCAGGCCTCTACTCTTTCACCCCACTACTCTTTTCTTCATCCCTTTTGGTATAACATGATCATGTTAAGCTTGAAACTTCAGTTTATTGTAATCATGGACTTCTCTTGGTGAACTTCATGCATTCAATATGACTTCAAACCTCTCAAGGTTCTTTCTTGCAGAAAAGAAGCTATCATGCAGTGTCTAACTCACTTAACCTATAGCCAGTCAACGAATTTGTCCATCGTGCACCCAGGATAAATTCTTCTGTTTAAGTGCAGATAGGTGATGCAAGAGACTGATAATGACGCACCTCAAAAAAAGCAAGACAGAAGGCAAGATAACAATCAAACCTCTTCTCCGACGAGCTCCGACTTGTTCAGCACCAACGTAAGCGGGATCCCGGTGGATTCGGCCTCGACCAAAAACCTAGTCAGAGCGAACGGCTCCAGCTTCGGCTGGTCCATCGAGAACAGCACCAACAGATGATCCACATTAGCGACAGGAGGGTCCAAGACCTCGGTATTCCTCTTGAACACGTCCTCGATCATCCCCCTCCTATCGGTCCAATCAATGGAACCAACGAGAACCTTATCCCCGACTAAAACCCTCCTCTTGATCTTCTTCAGCAAAGCCCTAACGACGCAAAGCAACTCCCTCCCGATCCTCCAATCAGAGACGAGGAAGCCAGGGTTTTCCGGGGGCCCGCCGGCGGACTCCACAATGACCCGCATGAAATTGGCCTGGGCGGCGGCTACGAGGCCGATGGCCTGATTGGGAAGGAGCTTCCGGTAGTCGCCTGAGTCGAGACCGGGCGAGAGGGAGGCGGCGCCGGAGGGAAGGTCCTTGACAGCGTCCTTAGCCTTGAGGAGGTTCTTGTCGGGGGCGGGCTTGCGGGGGTCCTCGCGGGCGGAGAGGGAAACGGAGAGGGCGCGGAAGGGGAGGAAGCGGCGGAGGAGGTGCCCGGTGGCGTGCGACGGGAGAATGGAGGGGAAGGGGCGGGGGCGGAGGAGGGCGGCGGAGGAGAAGGGCGGCATCGGAGGCGAGCTAGGGTTTGGGTTGTGAGGTCGCCGGAGGGGGGTGGAGGAAGAGACAGTGGAGAGAGTAGCGGTTACGAAACGGGGAACGGATGGTCGGTCACACTCGCACCTGGAAGTAGTGAAACAGGTGATATATTTGTTTACATGGTGGATGTCCGGGTATTAGGATAATTCCTTTGTTAAGCTTTGAGCCAGACACTAATAAGGCTGAAATAGGTTCGGATACGGGGTGGTGAACGGATCGGATCGATTATAAATAAATCGGATCATAAATGGATGGaatcaaaaaaaatagttaatttaaatttaattttttattaaataaattaaaaatttgaatttaaattcaatcaatttattaaatagataattcgattcaatttatttaatttatttattaaatagatcaaattaagttaaatggattaaacatgttaaacggattaaacatgttaaacggattaaacgagtcaaattaaatggatcagaaacagattaaacagattttaaacaagttaaacggatcttaaatggattaaacaggttaaacagatcggattaaatggatcagaaatagattaaacaaattaaatagaTTATTTGACTCAACccaatctaaatattaaacgggttagacagatcagatatctaaaacttATATCCGATCCACTTATTAAACGAATTAAATGGATCGATCCGTTTATGACCTGAATCCGTTTAGTCTAAACCCAATTCTGTTTATGATGGATCGAATACGGATCGGATTGACGGATCGAATCATATTTTACCGGTCCTATTCGGATGCTGATGGAATATCaacatatttatattcatatttattttatttaataaatataaatatagataaagatattatttaaatataaaaatttatattaatatttattttaaatagattcgtatataatttgaatattaaatatatagatataatttagataattaaattttataattatagaattaaaaatactattagataaataataaatcaagttaatatcatatttatataattatatattttttaaaaaaaattaataaatattatataaaattatatagggatATA
Above is a genomic segment from Elaeis guineensis isolate ETL-2024a chromosome 1, EG11, whole genome shotgun sequence containing:
- the LOC105032445 gene encoding small ribosomal subunit biogenesis GTPase RsgA 1, mitochondrial, with product MPPFSSAALLRPRPFPSILPSHATGHLLRRFLPFRALSVSLSAREDPRKPAPDKNLLKAKDAVKDLPSGAASLSPGLDSGDYRKLLPNQAIGLVAAAQANFMRVIVESAGGPPENPGFLVSDWRIGRELLCVVRALLKKIKRRVLVGDKVLVGSIDWTDRRGMIEDVFKRNTEVLDPPVANVDHLLVLFSMDQPKLEPFALTRFLVEAESTGIPLTLVLNKSELVGEETISSWNERLHSWGYKPLFCSVERRSGLGALEDILKGQTTVIVGPSGVGKSSLINSLRSSQSISNEEEINNLLEHYESGKWLGEQRVGTVSKKSGRGKHTTRHVSLLPLSVGGLLADTPGFNQPSLLKVTKRTLAETFPEIRQMLKASEPEKCSFKDCLHLGEPGCVVTGDWERYPYYLQLLDEIKIREEFQLRTFGTKREGDVRYKVGDLGTKQAEPRLELKKHRRVSRKRLNQSILDELNELDDLDEGYWADIEEGAR